CTTGTCGTTTTCAAAACAACTCCAGACGACTCGGACAATACGGCCTTTCAAAAAACGAGCTCGGCAAATACAAGAACGAAAAGAGACAGTCCGGTTCTTTCTGTAAAGCCAGAGAGTCATCTTGGTCTCTGGTAATTTATCTACTTCCTCAGGTGTCATTTTGACACCGTACTTACGCTTGCGGCCTTTCCTTTTGAAAGGAGAGGGAGGAAGTGCATCGACTGGAAGCGCATAAAGTGCCCGGTTTTTCGGTATATGACCAATGACCTCATACCCAAGCTCAAGCGCGGGCTGCATCATGGTATGATTCATAAACCAGCAGTCAGTGAGCAGGCGCAAAGCTCGCCCCTGAAGACTCTGTCGTACAGATTTCAGCATGGCCTTTGCAATTTTAAGCTTGCTGATGTTGCCTGACTTAGGTGATGGAAAAGCCATCACTGGAATCGCAGTATGCACCTTGTCTGATGGTCTATGGAAAGGAATAGCCAGAAAGACCCAACATTGACCAAGGAGATAAGTACACCGGTTCTTTTTCTTGCTGTGTTGGTGATGTATTCGGCATGCCGGTGCTTTGTCAGAGCAACGTTCGAGTGTCAGGTCGTCGAGAATCAGGGGAATGGTCTGACCGTCAGGCACTTTAGAACTGACCAGCAATATCAGACGATGCGCCAGGTTTCGCCAACGCCACTTACCTTGGGAGACCCAATGATGGTAGCTGTTCCAGAAATTTTCGTAGTGGATCGTCAGAAGGGCTTGTGTAACAAAGCCTTCGCCAGAAAGCATGCCACCCAGAAGTAACTCACAGAACGTTGGTGCCGCAAGTGGTGATAGCGCTTTTGCAAGAAATGTCGTATATAAAGAAAGCTCTCGAAGGATTACTTTCTGATCTGAAGTGAGCATGGCAACCGCTTTTTCCTGGTAGATGAAGCGGTTGCTTAACCTATCTCAGCATCAAAAAATACGAAACGTTAGTACTTATAATTCTCTAAACTTGAGGTCACGACATAACATCTGTTATGCAGTGGTTATCGGGAGTGGATCGACTGCTTCCTCTGGTTGAGGCTATCATCTCACAGACTGAACGCAGGGTATTCAAGGGCGAGAAGGTTCCTGCCCAGGAGAAGATTGTCAGCCTGTACGAACCTCACACTGACATCATCGTGAAAGATCGACGCGATGTTCAATATGGTCATAAGCTCAATCTGACTCAGGGTCAAAGTCGGATGATTCTTGACTTGGTGATTGAAACAGGCAATCCAGCAGACTCGGATCGCTTTATTCCCATGGTTGATCGTCAAAAAGATATTTATGGTCGTGTACCCCGTCAAACAGCTGGAGATGGAGGTTATGCCAGCAGCGCCAATCTTGAGGAGGCAAAAAGAATGGGGGTCAAGAATGTTGCCTTTCATAAAAAGAGAGGGCTGGAAGTAAAAGATATGGTTAAGAGCCGATATGTTTATCAGAAGTTATACCGTTTTCGAGCGGGCATTGAAGCCGGGATCTCGTGGTTAAAACGCTGCTTTGGACTCTCAGCTTGCCCTTGCAAAGGGGAAGAACATTTTGACTCCTGGTGCTGGGCTGCTGTTGTTTGTTACAACTTTGTGATTCTGAGCCGTTATCCAGCTCCAGCCACAGCGTAAAACGTTATAAGTGAATTACAATCCAGAAATTGCTGGAGGTTGCAGTGTGAACGTAATTCTCGATTTTCAAAGACTATTTCGTTTATACGGCCAGATAACTTGCCCAAAGGGTTAGTTTTTTTTGTAAACCTAAATTTTGGTTCTTTTATCTGGATTAGTTTTTGGATGAGAACTAGGTAGCTCTGCTAAGGAATAGTCTCCGAGTAGAAGAGGCCGTTACCGACCTCAACCCTCATAGAGCCGGACGTGCGCAACTAACGCATCCGGTTCCTCATAATTATTGGTTCACTGGCTGATAACCTCGGTAATACTGATGATGGATTCTTGGCGGTGCCAAGGGGAAACGTTTCAGGAACAGGTTGAATTTCTCCCATGTGATGTAGCTCTTCTGCGAACATCGACTGAGCCACTTTCGCCATATTATCTTCACTTTATGTTGGATGGTTCCC
Above is a genomic segment from Endozoicomonas euniceicola containing:
- a CDS encoding IS701 family transposase — its product is MLTSDQKVILRELSLYTTFLAKALSPLAAPTFCELLLGGMLSGEGFVTQALLTIHYENFWNSYHHWVSQGKWRWRNLAHRLILLVSSKVPDGQTIPLILDDLTLERCSDKAPACRIHHQHSKKKNRCTYLLGQCWVFLAIPFHRPSDKVHTAIPVMAFPSPKSGNISKLKIAKAMLKSVRQSLQGRALRLLTDCWFMNHTMMQPALELGYEVIGHIPKNRALYALPVDALPPSPFKRKGRKRKYGVKMTPEEVDKLPETKMTLWLYRKNRTVSFRSCICRARFLKGRIVRVVWSCFENDKGQTETKLFLSTNPDLKADEVLLAYSLRWPIEPMFQQLKHEFGCKHLWQQKLRTLLRWMHIKMAGYALVQLLTICQNPAAIALAKTAWRNPHTVTAGMLRRALFWIIPQFRIRGCWNRYEQKLELKLPDKNERSDSFLEKAA